Proteins co-encoded in one Streptomyces sp. SLBN-31 genomic window:
- a CDS encoding DUF3040 domain-containing protein, which yields MDDPPLSLSERFILKDIERRLRRDPRLRHRMRSGHRVRSYWLPLAVTLLGAASLFLMVVGIRTSDPPVIWAFAGLWPLTLVQGFRLLCRWTEPEHVRSPLR from the coding sequence GTGGACGACCCCCCGCTCTCGCTGAGCGAACGATTCATCCTCAAGGACATCGAGCGCAGGCTGCGGCGCGACCCGCGGCTGAGGCACCGTATGCGCTCCGGGCACCGGGTCCGCTCCTACTGGCTGCCGCTGGCGGTGACGCTGCTGGGCGCCGCATCCCTCTTCCTCATGGTCGTCGGCATCCGCACGTCGGATCCCCCGGTCATCTGGGCCTTCGCCGGGCTGTGGCCGCTGACCCTGGTCCAGGGCTTCCGGCTGCTGTGCCGCTGGACGGAACCCGAACACGTACGCTCGCCGCTGCGCTGA
- a CDS encoding SRPBCC family protein: protein MGKVKEAVEVAVPVHTAYNQWTQFEEFPKFMEGVEKVTQVDDTHNHWTTKIGGVRREFDTEIVDQLADERIAWRTVGGDTKQMGMVHFESLDDAHTRVELVMEVETSGAAEKAADALGMVDRRVKGDMKRFKEYIEEHGGETGSWRGRVTPG from the coding sequence ATGGGCAAGGTCAAGGAAGCGGTCGAGGTCGCCGTCCCGGTCCACACCGCATACAACCAGTGGACCCAGTTCGAGGAGTTCCCGAAGTTCATGGAGGGCGTCGAGAAGGTCACCCAGGTCGACGACACCCACAACCACTGGACCACCAAGATCGGCGGCGTGCGCCGGGAGTTCGACACCGAGATCGTCGACCAGCTGGCGGACGAGAGGATCGCCTGGCGCACGGTCGGCGGCGACACCAAGCAGATGGGGATGGTGCACTTCGAGAGCCTCGACGACGCGCACACGCGCGTGGAGCTGGTCATGGAGGTGGAGACGAGCGGGGCCGCCGAGAAGGCCGCCGACGCGCTCGGCATGGTGGACCGGCGGGTCAAGGGCGACATGAAGCGGTTCAAGGAGTACATCGAGGAGCACGGCGGTGAGACCGGGTCCTGGCGCGGCCGGGTCACCCCCGGATGA
- a CDS encoding DUF6098 family protein: MNARDDLPVLRTLRELAEVVQSTPHLYVRWSQGPEADEAIAESRDGLTGIRLPGLSANPLDVEPWWEDRSAELWVARRLYDYSHLPRDKGEGVRPWVLRGRVGGRGPDNEPLVRDVEPIGWIGESVIEEARRAVQEQERAREWGPMRRRAR; the protein is encoded by the coding sequence ATGAACGCCCGCGACGACCTGCCCGTGCTGCGGACCCTCCGCGAACTGGCGGAGGTGGTCCAGTCCACGCCCCACCTGTATGTGCGCTGGTCACAAGGGCCCGAGGCCGACGAGGCGATCGCCGAGAGCCGGGACGGCCTGACCGGGATACGGCTGCCCGGCCTGTCCGCCAACCCGCTCGACGTCGAGCCGTGGTGGGAGGACCGCTCGGCCGAGCTGTGGGTGGCGCGGCGGCTGTACGACTACTCGCACCTGCCCCGCGACAAGGGCGAGGGGGTGCGCCCCTGGGTGCTGCGCGGCCGGGTCGGGGGACGGGGTCCCGACAACGAGCCGCTGGTCCGGGACGTGGAGCCGATCGGCTGGATCGGCGAGAGCGTCATCGAGGAGGCGCGGCGGGCCGTGCAGGAGCAGGAGCGGGCACGTGAGTGGGGGCCGATGCGGCGCCGGGCCCGGTGA
- a CDS encoding acetate uptake transporter: protein MSTPTSTPAGNIADPGPLGLAAFAATTFVLSTFNANLITDKKLVAVVLPLALFYGGLAQLLAGMWEFRKGNTFGATAFCSYGAFWLSYAAFAKFVAPGLPASTAHQASGLFLLVWAVFTVYMTVAALRTTGAILAVFVTLSATFIVLCIADFAQSETTVKAGGWLGLVTAVCAWYASFAGVTNSTSERPVVPVFPNVATRLHLQRGGPVAGARA, encoded by the coding sequence ATGAGCACGCCAACATCCACTCCGGCCGGCAACATCGCCGACCCCGGTCCGCTCGGACTCGCCGCCTTCGCAGCCACGACGTTCGTCCTGAGCACCTTCAACGCCAACCTGATCACCGACAAGAAGCTCGTCGCCGTCGTCCTCCCCCTCGCCCTCTTCTACGGCGGCCTGGCCCAACTCCTGGCCGGTATGTGGGAGTTCCGCAAGGGCAATACCTTCGGCGCGACCGCGTTCTGCTCCTACGGTGCCTTCTGGCTGTCATACGCCGCCTTCGCCAAGTTCGTGGCCCCGGGGCTGCCCGCCTCCACCGCGCACCAGGCGAGCGGGCTGTTCCTGCTGGTGTGGGCGGTCTTCACGGTGTACATGACGGTCGCCGCGCTCCGTACGACGGGGGCGATCCTGGCGGTCTTCGTGACCCTGTCGGCGACCTTCATCGTGCTGTGCATCGCCGACTTCGCCCAGTCCGAGACCACCGTCAAGGCGGGCGGCTGGCTCGGTCTGGTGACCGCCGTGTGCGCCTGGTACGCGTCCTTCGCCGGCGTCACCAACTCCACCTCGGAACGTCCGGTCGTGCCGGTCTTCCCGAACGTCGCCACCCGCCTGCACCTGCAGCGGGGCGGACCGGTGGCAGGGGCACGGGCATGA
- the acs gene encoding acetate--CoA ligase has protein sequence MTDTGGETLSNLLREERRFPPPTELAATANATAADYERADADSQSFWAAQAARLDWARPWDEVLDWSRAPFARWFTSGRLNVAHNCVDRHVAAGNGDRVAFHWEGEPGDTRTLTYADLKDEVCRAANALVSLGVRTGDRVAIYMPMIPETVVAMLACARIGAPHTVVFGGFSAEALRGRILDCDARVVITADGGYRRGSPSALKPAVDEALRECPDVRSVLVVRRTGQEVDWSDGRDVWWHELVAAQPAEHEAEAFDSEHPLYIMYTSGTTARPKGILHTTGGYLTQVAWSHWAVFDVKPERDVFWTAADIGWVTGHSYIVYGPLANGVTSVMYEGTPDTPHKGRWWEIVEKYRVSILYCAPTAIRTFMKWGGEHPERFDLSSLRLLGSVGEPINPEAWIWYRHHIGSDRCPVVDTWWQTETGAQMISPLPGVSTCKPGSALRALPGIRADVVDDTGKPVPDGSGGYLVLTEPWPAMLRTIWGDEQRYRDTYWSRFPGMYFAGDGAKKDEDGDIWLLGRVDDVMNVSGHRISTTEVESALVSHPMVAEAAVVGATDPTTGQGVVAFVILRGEAGTPQPEDVSTELRAHVAKEIGPIARPRQILVVAELPKTRSGKIMRRLLRDVAENRRLGDVTTLTDSTVMDEIRDRLPGAGTGGDEEA, from the coding sequence ATGACCGACACCGGTGGCGAGACACTCTCGAACCTGCTGCGGGAGGAGCGGCGGTTCCCGCCGCCGACGGAGCTGGCCGCCACGGCGAACGCCACCGCGGCGGACTACGAGCGGGCCGACGCCGACAGCCAGTCCTTCTGGGCCGCCCAGGCGGCCCGGCTGGACTGGGCGCGGCCCTGGGACGAGGTGCTCGACTGGAGCCGGGCACCCTTTGCCCGCTGGTTCACCTCGGGCCGCCTGAACGTGGCCCACAACTGCGTGGACCGGCATGTGGCCGCGGGCAACGGCGACCGGGTCGCCTTCCACTGGGAGGGCGAGCCGGGCGACACCCGCACCCTCACCTACGCCGATCTGAAGGACGAGGTCTGCCGGGCGGCCAACGCCCTGGTGTCGCTGGGCGTCCGCACCGGCGACCGGGTGGCCATCTACATGCCGATGATCCCGGAGACGGTGGTGGCGATGCTGGCCTGCGCCCGCATCGGCGCCCCGCACACCGTGGTCTTCGGCGGCTTCTCGGCCGAGGCGCTGCGCGGCCGGATCCTGGACTGCGACGCCCGCGTGGTGATCACCGCGGACGGCGGCTACCGCAGGGGCAGCCCCTCGGCGCTGAAGCCGGCCGTCGACGAGGCGCTGCGCGAGTGCCCGGACGTGCGCAGCGTGCTGGTGGTGCGGCGCACCGGACAGGAGGTCGACTGGAGTGACGGCCGGGACGTGTGGTGGCACGAGCTGGTGGCGGCGCAGCCGGCCGAGCACGAGGCCGAGGCGTTCGACAGCGAACACCCGCTGTACATCATGTACACCTCCGGTACGACGGCCCGCCCGAAGGGCATCCTGCACACCACCGGCGGCTATCTGACGCAGGTGGCGTGGTCGCACTGGGCGGTGTTCGACGTCAAGCCGGAGCGGGACGTCTTCTGGACGGCCGCGGACATCGGCTGGGTCACCGGCCACTCGTACATCGTCTACGGGCCGCTCGCCAACGGCGTCACCTCCGTCATGTACGAGGGGACGCCGGACACCCCGCACAAGGGGCGCTGGTGGGAGATCGTCGAGAAGTACCGGGTGTCGATCCTCTACTGCGCGCCGACCGCGATCCGCACCTTCATGAAGTGGGGCGGGGAGCACCCCGAGCGCTTCGACCTGTCCTCGCTGCGGCTGCTGGGCTCGGTCGGTGAGCCCATCAACCCCGAGGCGTGGATCTGGTACCGGCACCACATCGGCTCGGACCGCTGCCCCGTGGTGGACACCTGGTGGCAGACCGAGACCGGGGCCCAGATGATCAGTCCCCTGCCGGGGGTGAGCACCTGCAAGCCGGGCTCGGCGCTGCGTGCGCTGCCGGGCATCCGGGCCGACGTCGTCGACGACACCGGCAAGCCCGTGCCCGACGGCTCCGGCGGCTACCTGGTCCTCACCGAGCCGTGGCCGGCGATGCTGCGCACCATCTGGGGCGACGAGCAGCGCTACCGCGACACCTACTGGTCCCGTTTCCCGGGCATGTACTTCGCCGGGGACGGTGCGAAGAAGGACGAGGACGGCGACATCTGGCTGCTGGGCCGGGTCGACGACGTCATGAACGTCTCCGGCCACCGCATCTCCACCACGGAGGTCGAATCGGCCCTGGTCTCCCACCCGATGGTGGCCGAGGCGGCCGTGGTCGGCGCCACCGACCCGACGACCGGGCAGGGTGTGGTGGCCTTCGTCATCCTGCGCGGCGAGGCCGGGACGCCCCAACCGGAGGACGTGTCCACCGAGTTGCGTGCCCATGTCGCCAAGGAGATCGGGCCGATCGCCCGGCCGCGGCAGATCCTGGTCGTCGCCGAGCTGCCGAAGACCCGCTCCGGGAAGATCATGCGGCGGCTGCTGCGGGATGTCGCCGAGAACCGCCGGCTCGGTGACGTGACCACGTTGACCGACTCGACGGTCATGGACGAGATCCGCGACCGGCTGCCCGGCGCGGGGACCGGTGGGGACGAGGAGGCGTAG
- a CDS encoding response regulator transcription factor: protein MRVVIAEDAAVLRELLALMLTERGHDVCAAVGDADALRAAVAEHRPDVSVVDIRMPPTHTDEGLRAAIDIRERRPGTPVLLFSQCIETRYATRLLAAGSAGVGYLLKDRVADVAEFTDALDRVAAGGTALDPEVVTQLAGAARRVDGIGALTAREHEVLELMAQGRSNTAIDRRLEVSAGTVEKHVAAIFGKLTLPVAEDANRRVLAVLRYLGAEPAGP from the coding sequence ATGCGCGTGGTGATCGCCGAGGACGCAGCGGTGCTGCGGGAGCTGCTCGCCCTGATGCTCACCGAACGCGGTCACGACGTGTGCGCGGCCGTGGGCGACGCCGACGCGCTGCGGGCGGCCGTGGCCGAACACCGGCCCGACGTGAGCGTGGTGGACATCAGGATGCCGCCGACACACACCGACGAGGGGCTGCGGGCCGCGATCGACATCCGGGAGCGGCGCCCCGGGACTCCGGTGCTGCTGTTCTCGCAGTGCATCGAGACCAGGTACGCCACCCGGCTGCTCGCGGCCGGCTCCGCGGGCGTCGGCTACCTGCTCAAGGACCGGGTGGCCGACGTGGCCGAGTTCACGGACGCGTTGGACCGGGTCGCGGCCGGCGGGACCGCCCTCGATCCCGAGGTGGTCACCCAACTCGCCGGTGCGGCACGGCGCGTCGACGGCATCGGCGCGCTCACGGCACGCGAGCACGAGGTGCTGGAGCTGATGGCGCAGGGCCGCTCCAACACCGCGATCGACCGGCGGCTGGAGGTGTCGGCGGGGACGGTGGAGAAACATGTCGCCGCGATCTTCGGCAAGTTGACGCTGCCGGTGGCGGAGGACGCCAACCGGCGGGTGCTGGCGGTGCTGCGGTACCTGGGCGCGGAACCGGCGGGGCCGTGA
- a CDS encoding GNAT family N-acetyltransferase, with product MEIRSTTDEDLDVFVDTLHTAFGLFPETPAEGGGGVWWSALEMDRGLLARTADGRPVGTAASYSFELTLPGETLVPAPGVTAVGVLPSHRRQGVLSAMMRHQLTGLRAGGEFLSVLLASEALIYRRFGYGPATYTQRLTVPRHRGAVAHPRAGGTAEAPTTGSVEVLRRAECGEILEEVYDRYRRAQPGALSRPHRWWALRAGQPPIAPAARYIAVHRDTDGVPDGYASYSVDSGTLTVDETITTDDAVFTSLARFVLGHDLVAQVVFKHVPPGHPLRWQLADFRAGQVSDHTDWLWVRLLDVPRALTARGWCTDGELVLDVDDPFLGERNRYLLSVRDGKADCVPTDREPHLSLDITDLGSVYLGGTAPSTLVRAGHVRAHRPGAAALADAFFAAERIPHCLHWF from the coding sequence ATGGAGATACGTTCGACCACCGATGAGGACCTCGACGTCTTCGTGGACACGCTCCACACAGCCTTCGGACTCTTCCCGGAGACGCCGGCCGAAGGGGGCGGCGGGGTCTGGTGGTCGGCGCTCGAGATGGACCGCGGTCTGCTCGCCCGCACGGCGGACGGCAGGCCCGTCGGCACCGCCGCGTCCTACTCCTTCGAACTGACCCTGCCCGGTGAGACCCTCGTCCCGGCCCCCGGGGTGACCGCCGTCGGCGTCCTGCCCTCGCACCGACGCCAGGGCGTGCTCAGCGCGATGATGCGGCATCAGCTCACCGGACTGCGGGCCGGGGGCGAGTTCCTGTCCGTGCTGCTGGCCTCCGAGGCCCTGATCTACCGCAGGTTCGGCTACGGACCGGCGACGTACACGCAGCGGCTGACGGTGCCGCGCCACCGGGGCGCCGTCGCCCACCCCCGGGCGGGCGGAACGGCCGAGGCACCCACGACCGGCTCGGTCGAGGTGCTGCGGCGCGCCGAGTGCGGCGAGATCCTGGAAGAGGTCTACGACCGCTACCGCCGCGCACAGCCCGGCGCGCTGTCCCGTCCGCACCGCTGGTGGGCCCTGCGCGCCGGACAGCCCCCGATCGCGCCGGCGGCACGGTACATCGCCGTCCACCGTGACACCGACGGCGTCCCCGACGGGTACGCCAGCTACTCGGTCGACTCCGGCACCCTGACGGTCGACGAGACCATCACCACGGACGACGCCGTCTTCACTTCCCTGGCCCGGTTCGTTCTCGGCCACGACCTGGTCGCCCAGGTGGTGTTCAAGCACGTTCCGCCCGGGCATCCGCTGCGCTGGCAGCTCGCGGACTTCCGGGCCGGCCAGGTGAGCGACCACACGGACTGGCTCTGGGTACGGCTGCTCGACGTCCCGCGCGCGCTCACCGCGCGCGGCTGGTGCACGGACGGCGAGCTCGTCCTCGACGTCGACGACCCCTTCCTCGGCGAACGGAACCGCTATCTGCTGTCCGTCCGGGACGGCAAGGCCGACTGCGTCCCGACGGACCGCGAACCCCACCTGTCCCTGGACATCACCGACCTGGGTTCGGTCTACCTCGGCGGCACCGCGCCGAGCACGCTCGTACGGGCCGGACACGTCCGGGCCCACCGTCCGGGTGCGGCCGCCCTCGCCGACGCGTTCTTCGCGGCCGAGCGCATCCCGCACTGCCTGCACTGGTTCTGA
- a CDS encoding sensor histidine kinase, translated as MARERLGAAGEPVADPGRVRQVVELAHRNATEAMTELRDLARGLHLPVLDGGPPDDLATLAARSGLPVEPAVDVPERPTPAMETIAYFCAAELLTNVIRHSGARRAVLDVTRRHGALRLCVTDDGRGGARAGSGSGLTGLTQRVRTVDGTLEISSPVGGPATVTVVLPLHA; from the coding sequence GTGGCCAGGGAGCGCCTGGGCGCGGCCGGCGAGCCGGTGGCCGACCCCGGCCGGGTGCGCCAAGTGGTCGAACTGGCACACCGCAACGCCACCGAAGCCATGACCGAGCTGCGCGACCTCGCCCGCGGCCTCCACCTGCCCGTCCTCGACGGCGGTCCGCCCGACGACCTGGCCACCCTCGCGGCGCGCAGCGGCCTCCCCGTCGAGCCGGCGGTCGACGTGCCCGAGCGGCCCACCCCCGCCATGGAGACCATCGCCTACTTCTGCGCCGCCGAACTGCTCACCAACGTCATCAGGCACAGTGGCGCCCGCCGAGCCGTACTGGACGTCACCCGGAGGCACGGCGCGCTGCGGCTGTGCGTCACCGACGACGGGCGCGGCGGAGCGCGAGCGGGTTCCGGCAGCGGTCTGACCGGGCTGACGCAGCGCGTCCGTACGGTCGACGGCACGCTGGAGATCAGCAGTCCGGTGGGCGGGCCGGCGACGGTGACGGTGGTGCTGCCGCTGCATGCGTGA
- a CDS encoding gamma carbonic anhydrase family protein yields the protein MLIEHRGRRPLVPDSAYVAPSATLCGAVVLGEGARVLHGAVLTAEDGEVRVGVDTVVMEHALVRGRAQHPAVIGDAVLIGPHTHVNGAVVEDEVFVATGASLFPGSVAGAGAELRINSVLQVGSRLAPGTVVPIGWIAAGDPARLFAPEQHEELWQVQRELDFPGTVYGVPRGTPMRDIMTRQSAFYGAHLDDRLLEEE from the coding sequence ATGCTGATCGAACACCGCGGGCGGCGCCCGCTCGTCCCCGATTCCGCGTACGTGGCGCCCAGCGCCACCCTGTGCGGGGCGGTCGTCCTGGGTGAGGGCGCCCGGGTGCTGCACGGCGCGGTACTGACGGCCGAGGACGGGGAGGTGCGCGTCGGCGTGGACACGGTGGTCATGGAACACGCCCTCGTGCGCGGACGGGCCCAGCATCCGGCGGTGATCGGCGACGCCGTGCTGATCGGCCCGCACACCCATGTCAACGGCGCCGTCGTCGAGGACGAGGTCTTCGTGGCCACGGGTGCCTCGCTGTTCCCGGGTTCGGTGGCCGGCGCGGGAGCCGAACTGCGCATCAACAGCGTGCTGCAGGTGGGCTCCCGGCTCGCGCCCGGCACCGTGGTCCCCATCGGCTGGATCGCGGCGGGCGACCCGGCACGGCTCTTCGCACCGGAACAGCACGAGGAACTGTGGCAGGTGCAGCGCGAGTTGGACTTCCCGGGGACGGTGTACGGGGTGCCGCGGGGCACGCCGATGCGCGACATCATGACCCGTCAGAGCGCGTTCTACGGCGCCCACCTGGACGACCGGCTGCTCGAAGAGGAGTGA
- a CDS encoding S1 family peptidase — translation MRRITSLRTGLSALLLLGTWATASSLPASAADSPARSSSEAPASASLLTAMRHDLGLTDEQARARLAAEKTATAVERKAKRAAGTSYGGSWFAPATGRLTVAVTRGANTEAVRATGATVRIVEHSARRLDATKAHIDALSAPAGVGSWYVDPRANKVVVDVVAAHRGDNDVRAFLARARQAGPVAVEETAAAPRTFAAGTVGGDPYYTGNVRCSIGFSVYGGFITAGHCDQHTGAVYGWDRSYIGNFQGSSFPDNDYAWVNVGSGWWTVPVVLGWGTVSDQLVRGSAEAPVGASICRSGSTSHWHCGTVLAKNETVNYSQGAVHQMTKTSVCAEPGDSGGSFISGDQAQGVTSGGWGNCSSGGETWYQPVNEILNRYGLTLHTA, via the coding sequence TTGAGACGCATCACATCCCTGCGCACCGGCCTGTCCGCGCTCCTCCTGCTCGGCACCTGGGCCACCGCGAGCAGCCTTCCGGCCTCCGCCGCGGACTCCCCCGCGCGCTCCTCCTCCGAGGCACCCGCCTCCGCCTCCCTCCTCACCGCGATGCGGCACGACCTCGGCCTCACCGACGAACAGGCCAGGGCCCGGCTGGCTGCCGAGAAGACCGCCACGGCCGTGGAACGCAAGGCAAAGCGAGCCGCGGGAACCTCCTACGGCGGCTCCTGGTTCGCCCCGGCCACCGGCAGGCTCACCGTCGCCGTCACCCGCGGCGCGAACACCGAGGCCGTCCGCGCGACCGGCGCGACCGTGCGGATCGTGGAGCACAGCGCACGCCGCCTGGACGCGACGAAGGCGCACATCGACGCTCTGTCCGCGCCCGCCGGGGTCGGCAGCTGGTACGTCGACCCCAGAGCCAACAAGGTGGTCGTGGACGTCGTAGCCGCACACCGCGGTGACAACGATGTCCGCGCGTTCCTCGCCCGCGCCCGTCAGGCCGGGCCCGTCGCCGTCGAGGAGACCGCCGCGGCGCCGCGCACCTTCGCCGCCGGAACCGTGGGCGGCGACCCGTACTACACCGGCAACGTCCGCTGCTCCATCGGCTTCTCGGTCTACGGCGGCTTCATCACCGCCGGGCACTGCGACCAGCACACCGGCGCGGTGTACGGCTGGGACCGCTCCTACATAGGCAACTTCCAGGGCTCCTCGTTCCCGGACAACGACTACGCCTGGGTGAACGTCGGCAGCGGCTGGTGGACCGTCCCGGTCGTGCTCGGCTGGGGGACCGTCTCCGACCAGCTGGTCCGCGGCTCCGCCGAGGCCCCGGTCGGCGCCTCGATCTGCCGTTCCGGCTCCACCAGCCACTGGCACTGCGGCACCGTCCTGGCCAAGAACGAGACGGTCAACTACAGCCAGGGCGCCGTCCACCAGATGACGAAGACGAGCGTGTGCGCCGAACCGGGCGACTCCGGCGGCTCGTTCATCAGCGGTGACCAGGCACAGGGCGTCACCTCCGGTGGCTGGGGCAACTGCAGCTCCGGCGGCGAGACCTGGTACCAGCCCGTCAACGAGATCCTCAACCGGTACGGGCTGACGCTGCACACCGCCTGA
- a CDS encoding zinc-binding dehydrogenase: MRAFVLTAPGAYEVLEVAAPVAGPVEVVVDVERVGVCGTDMEFFTGAMAYLHQGHSAYPMRLGHEWAGRVAAVGEGVDPAWLGRRVMGDTMLGCGGCRRCLRGLQHVCERRQEVGVRAGRPGALAEQLAVPASSLHALPDSVDATLGALVEPGGNALRAARATAVGPGDRALVLGPGTIGLLTAMFLRVTGAEVHLAGLTEASLSFARDLGFAHVWPEDSVPGLPFDAVVDATNAAHLPRRAVELVEPAGRVVCIGLSGGPSRVDTRALVLKDVTAIGILSASPGLAATIRAYAEGAVDPRPLVAATVGLTEVGAVLAGERPPGAGAGPKIQVDPR; encoded by the coding sequence GTGAGGGCTTTCGTGCTGACCGCGCCCGGGGCGTACGAAGTCCTGGAGGTCGCGGCGCCGGTGGCCGGGCCCGTTGAGGTCGTGGTGGACGTGGAGCGGGTGGGCGTCTGCGGGACGGACATGGAGTTCTTCACCGGCGCGATGGCCTATCTCCACCAGGGGCACTCGGCGTATCCGATGCGGCTGGGGCACGAGTGGGCGGGCCGGGTCGCGGCGGTGGGCGAGGGCGTCGACCCCGCGTGGCTGGGCCGCCGGGTCATGGGCGACACGATGCTCGGCTGCGGTGGCTGCCGCCGTTGCCTACGGGGCCTGCAGCACGTGTGCGAGAGGCGGCAGGAGGTCGGCGTCCGCGCCGGCCGGCCCGGCGCCTTGGCGGAGCAACTGGCCGTGCCCGCCTCCTCGTTGCACGCCCTGCCCGACTCCGTCGACGCCACGCTCGGGGCCCTCGTGGAGCCTGGCGGCAACGCGTTGCGCGCCGCTCGGGCCACGGCCGTGGGCCCCGGCGACCGGGCGCTCGTCCTGGGTCCGGGGACGATCGGGCTGCTGACCGCGATGTTCCTGCGCGTCACCGGCGCGGAGGTGCACCTCGCCGGTCTCACGGAAGCGTCCCTGTCGTTCGCACGCGACCTGGGTTTCGCGCACGTGTGGCCGGAGGACTCCGTCCCCGGCCTTCCCTTCGACGCGGTCGTCGACGCCACGAACGCGGCCCATCTGCCGCGCAGGGCGGTTGAGTTGGTGGAGCCGGCCGGTCGCGTGGTCTGCATAGGACTGTCCGGCGGACCCAGCCGGGTCGACACCCGCGCGCTCGTCCTGAAGGACGTGACCGCGATCGGCATCCTGTCCGCCTCCCCCGGCCTGGCCGCCACCATCCGGGCGTACGCCGAGGGGGCGGTGGATCCCCGGCCGCTGGTGGCGGCGACGGTGGGGCTGACGGAGGTCGGCGCGGTACTGGCGGGAGAACGACCGCCCGGAGCCGGGGCGGGACCGAAGATCCAGGTGGATCCCCGGTAG
- a CDS encoding zinc-binding dehydrogenase yields the protein MVATMRAAVCVRPGGPEVLEVRELPVPEVREGWSLVRVKGAGLNRSELRTRQGHSPSVTFPRVLGIECVGVVAVSTDPRLPEGTTVAAVMGEMGREFDGGYAEYALLPNPLLMPLATTLPWDVLAALPETYLTARGSLDALGIEPGVPGRLLIRGGTSSVGMAAASIAAGHGLETAATTRRPDKADALTAAGVDHELLDDGEPLEKRLREIWPEGPDHVLDLVGADTLVDSLRLVRRGGTVCMSGSLSGWLIPDFEPIAMIPSGTRLTAFHSDDIKGSAGASVLQRVVREVEAGTYRPNVHRVFALDEIVTAHRYMEEDQAAGKLVMLP from the coding sequence ATGGTTGCGACGATGCGAGCCGCGGTCTGTGTCCGGCCGGGCGGCCCGGAGGTGCTGGAGGTCCGTGAGCTGCCGGTGCCGGAGGTACGGGAGGGCTGGAGCCTGGTGCGGGTGAAGGGCGCGGGCCTCAACCGCTCGGAGCTGAGGACCCGTCAGGGGCACTCGCCGAGTGTGACGTTCCCGCGTGTGCTGGGGATCGAGTGCGTGGGAGTCGTGGCCGTCTCGACCGATCCGCGACTGCCCGAAGGCACCACCGTCGCGGCGGTGATGGGCGAGATGGGCCGGGAGTTCGACGGCGGCTACGCGGAGTACGCGCTGCTGCCGAACCCCCTTTTGATGCCGCTCGCCACCACCCTGCCCTGGGACGTCCTGGCCGCGCTGCCCGAGACGTACCTGACCGCCCGGGGCTCCCTGGACGCCCTGGGCATCGAACCGGGCGTCCCGGGACGGTTGTTGATCCGCGGCGGCACCTCCTCGGTGGGGATGGCGGCCGCGTCCATCGCGGCCGGGCACGGGCTGGAGACCGCCGCCACGACCCGGCGCCCGGACAAGGCGGACGCGCTCACCGCGGCCGGCGTCGACCACGAACTCCTGGACGACGGGGAGCCGTTGGAGAAGAGGCTGCGCGAGATCTGGCCCGAGGGCCCCGACCATGTGCTGGACCTGGTCGGGGCGGACACGCTCGTGGACTCACTGCGACTGGTGCGCCGGGGCGGCACGGTGTGCATGTCGGGCTCGCTCAGCGGCTGGCTGATCCCGGACTTCGAGCCGATCGCCATGATCCCGTCCGGCACCCGGCTCACGGCCTTCCACAGCGACGACATCAAGGGCAGCGCCGGGGCGTCCGTGCTCCAGCGGGTCGTCCGGGAGGTCGAGGCCGGCACCTACCGGCCCAACGTGCACCGTGTGTTCGCCCTGGACGAGATCGTCACCGCCCACCGGTACATGGAGGAAGACCAGGCCGCAGGCAAGCTCGTGATGCTGCCCTAA